The genomic stretch taactaccctcaagcggtcgcttgtggcaacgccgccatcttgtcatGGACCCACGTCACGGAGCCATCATCCAATGATATGCCCCGCTGGTTTGTTTTCCTTATGTTTTGATCATTCCGCCTGTTCGCTCCCCCGTTTCGTCTGCTTCGCCGGCGGCGAGATTTTCCAAAGTCGGGATTAGGGTTCAGACGCGATTGTGTTTTGCTTTCATCAGTCTTCCGAATTTTTTATGGCGTATCCATAATCGAACATGGTACTTTGTTGTTATCCGGGTTGCAGTAACCGTTCCACGTTTGCTGGCAAAGCATCTGGCATAACATACCACCAGTAAGTACGCCACTTGGAATGTGCTTTCAGTTGTAGTTTCACTTCCCGACTACACTTCCTAGCTTCCCTCGAGAACCGTCTCTACGATTGTCGTGGGAACATGCGATCGGGAGACCAGACTTTGTGCCAACAAAACACAGCGTGGTCTGCTCGAAGCACTTCAGAAACGAAGACTTCGACAGAACTTCGCTAACACGGGTCCGTCTACGTGAAGGTGCTGTCCCCATTCCTTCGCTGCAGGTTCAGCAGGTAGGCATCGTAAACAAAATGCAATGGTGTAGTCAATTATCGGTGGCTGCATTGCCTCCAGTTGCTTGGGAAGGAGCCAGAAGTTGCTGGAGTGAGCGATCCCGAACCCAGCGCACAAGAGGCAAGCATTGATGACAGTATGTGTATTATAATAAACAGCACATCTTCTTATTATCTCATCACAGTTGCTTGAGGAACAGTCAAGCATGCCAGGAGTGAGCATGCCAGAACCCAGTGCACAAGAGGCAGGACATGTGAGCATATATATCATGTGAACAGTATATGCCTGCGACATGGTTGTCTCAATCTCAGTGTCATGCCCAAGCGGCTCCCCGTGAGACCTGGACGAACTTGTGTCGGGAAAGTAGTAGCAAAAAGTTAACCTAGGTCCCACTGCCAGTGTGTACTCCTTCATTCCCCATGGTGTTCACCAGGAACTGCAGAAAGGCTTCACAGTGGTAGAACCCAGATTTCGAACAACTGTGTCGCAGGCAGTATACATATGAGTATCACAGTTGTTCTCATATTACAGGTGCACGAGGTCGCGGATATGCCTTCTGTGCCTCCTTCACCTGCTTTGGTAAGTGCTAAAAATCTCCTGAAAACGTATTGCAGTGGTTCTGAAACCACGTACGTTATGGCATGGGCGACTATCTTTATGTGGAGTCGCTTCAATAAAACTTTTGATGAGTCTATGCCTGTAGAAACTGTCTTATTTTGAAGTACAGGGAGTCCAAATTGCTGTCCTTTACGCAGGTTGTTGAACGAGAGCGTGTcacgaaaaaaatatttgaatcTGCTACctgagttacaaacaggttcTATGTCAGGAGTATCACCCGTTTgttactcaagtagcaggaaAGTAgcattcgtttttcttttattgctctctttaaatattttttcctgacaCTCGCTCGTTGAACACACTCGTATCTATATCCTTTTCCTCCCCTCTATAGGACATATCGGTGGGTGACGTACAAGAAGACATCAGTGGAGTGAGTTATTCACTTACCTCCGCATGCACATTGTCATGGTGCTGTTTAGCATCTCAACTTGGGAAGTTTTCCATTACAATATCCCTTCTCTTAATCTATAGGACAGCACTGGGTTTGACTGCACACATATTCTTATATGTGACGAACAAAATGACCCATTGGTAAGACATATCACCGACTACGCAATAAGTATTTATGCATGCAGTTCTTAGGGCCGTCATTTAACTTGTGGGTACGTGGGTTTTGACTGTTGGTTTAGGTGTCATAAATTGTGCATCTTGTTGCAGCAATAACgtcttttcagcataatgctaTCTTTTGTATTTTGCTTCTAGAGCTTCACTGATGACACAAGTTCAGTAGGGACACCTGGGCCATCCGTTCAGTCATCCAGGCTGTCGTCTGTAGTAAGTCTTATTGCACTTTTTGTAGTATCTAAATGCTGCATGCAAGGGAGGTTAACTGCTATAATTAAAGCAAGGAATAAAGAAACCTAAGGAGGGAGCGCACCACATTATCTTGGTTGGAGAAGGTGTGGTGGAAACGGAGGACAAAAAGTGGCAGAATTGATGTTACTCCACACGGGCAATGTAAATTAAAGGATGTAGTGTGGTGCCATTAGAGTTGGTCAAACAAAGGCCGGGGGGAGAGGGAGCGAAGCACATGAGCAGCTAGCCAAGAGAGGAACTTTGTTCAACCAACAGCTATATGGCAGCCACTCTCTCCTTTGGCTTCTTTCCTCCATGAATTAGGGTATGCGGACTCTACAAAATTGAACATCTTTATGATGCACTATTCATTTATGCTCCTATCTGTCTGACCTTTTCAGGGCACTTCCCCGCTTGCCTCCCTTACCAGCCCAAGCACCAGCAGAGGCGTGCTCGTGGTAAGGGTAATACTCATAAACATAACACTTGAATATGATATTATACATTATGTCGTGAACTGGCAGTACCTGATAGGAAACAGATGCAATATCTGTAGTTACAACTTGTGACACGGACGTCTGAAATCTCAGTTCCACGCTATGGCTATGTTCTGCAATTTCTGGTGGGCACAGTGCTGGGAATGAAGTATAGTAAagagtagagatgggacgaatccagaatcttgcgaatccgaatcccaggaAGTTTCTGCGAATCCatgaatcttacgaatctcgaatctttcaaatcctttttttaaaaagagtttgaaaagccaagaaaaaaaaagacttctaCTGGAGAGTGCTTTGAAGCAGGATATGACACATTtgttgaatgaaaaaaaaaagttcagttTCGGGTGAAAGTATACCCATATAGTATATCTAACgtattgttcatcgactacgaAAAATTCATAAATTCTCgtgtctgaattatttccataaagctaaagcaacaatcaaaagcaaaaccatattacttttaaacttgtaatgtaacagttccagcctgaactctttcagccagagcaatgtaaacaaacaaacaagaaaacacccgtcggtcaatgaggctttcggcggacacCGGAGGCGCCAGTTTATAAAAGAATCAACCAAATGTGGTCAGTGGATTTGAAAGACTCGATTCGCCGtttgggattcggattccccaatctcgaatccctgcctacgATTCGTGGATttgaggattcgcggattcggctGGCACATCCCTAGTAAAGAGTAATATTAGGACGCAGTCTACATGTTTACTACTACTTTCCTCATACTGTTCTGTTCTGAACTTCTGGAGAGTCGCTAAGGCGTCATACAGAGATTTCATACAACTGTGTCCATAGCTGTTCATGCCTGCTGAACAGACTCAGTTACATTTGCGGCTGACATATACATCACGAGAAACTGGTCAGACCACTTCACGAAGAGAGTGATAAAAAGATACTTGAGTTGCAAACATGTGGTACATCAAGAGCAGCACTTGTTTGTGCCACAAAGGTATCCTCCAGTTTCTGTGTAGCACTCTTATTACGAAGCACTCTGGTCGGTTTTTCATGATGCACTTGTATAGTGTGTAACTATTGACACGGGTAACTATTGATATTTGTTTTGTTGGGTGGGGCAAATAATAATGCACTGTGCATAGTGCAGTTCGAGGTTAAATATTTTTGCATTAAGAAGTGCCCTCAAAGGAAAAAAATTAGATAAATACGTGTATTTGCAGACAGTTGGATGTCATGGGGAACTGTCCAGTTCATTCGGCATTTGTGCATGCTGATGATTCTTACTAACCCTCATACATGTTACAATGAATTGTACTCAGTCTGAGCCAATAAAAATGGATTCTATCGACCACAATGCCATGAGGTCCTTGTGATTTGCATGCCTGATACTTTGTCACCTGTTGCGGCTGCTACGATTCAAAGCCAAATCTCTTCTTTATTCGGTAAGTATACTCTATATACCAAAGGAAGTAAGTATTTTGTTTCACGTGCATGTTGACACTGAGAAAATATCTAAAGTTAGGTGCAATTGCTCATATGGCAACTTATTCTCCGTGCTCTATTCAAACTCCCTTCGCATGAAGTACCAGCACACTCTTCTCCCTATTTTGAGTCATGAGGGATTTTCTTTTAATTGTACTATTAAGCCAATATAAATGCATGTCACCAGAATCTGCAAAAGGTCGCAGTACCTGAAGTAGTACGCATGCTCCGTTTTGTGACTTGCCGGAATATCCAGTGGAGTCTATGCAATAAGGTACCTGCATATTGTCCTAGGAAAACTCAGCTGAGGACACACCTGTGAAAGCCTTCCTCAAAAAAGAAGTAAGACGAATTGGCAATCTGAACACCATCAGCAAAAAGCGGATCAAGGCATTGCAGCAAGCCCAACGCCGTATAAAGCAGAAGGTTGCTAAATTGCAGCACATCATATCAGATTTGActtccaaaaacattttgctTGAAGAACATGCAGGCTGTCTTGAAAACATTGCTGGGGCGAACAAAGATCTGCTGATGCGACAAGTAGCGAAAAAGGGAGGAACCAGTTTGCCACATCAGTATAGCCCTGAGTTGCGTGCCTTTGcactcacccttcatttctactCACCGCGTGCCTACAACTACGTTCGTAAAACGTTTGACACATGCTTGCCCCATCCACGCACTATAAAAAAGTGGTACCAGTCGATTGATGGAGAAGCTGGATTTTCAAAGGAAGCACTGTCTGCATTGGAAATGAAGGCTGTCATTAACTCAAAGAAAGGAGTACAAACTGCGTGCAGCCTTATGGTTGACGAAATGGCCATTAGAAGACACATTGAGTGGGATGGGAGGAGGACGTACGGGTATGCAACTGCTGGGCCAAATTGTGAAGATTCCAGCGTAGTTG from Ornithodoros turicata isolate Travis chromosome 4, ASM3712646v1, whole genome shotgun sequence encodes the following:
- the LOC135392777 gene encoding uncharacterized protein LOC135392777 — its product is MPGVSMPEPSAQEAGHVHEVADMPSVPPSPALDISVGDVQEDISGDSTGFDCTHILICDEQNDPLSFTDDTSSVGTPGPSVQSSRLSSVGTSPLASLTSPSTSRGVLVTVGCHGELSSSFGICAC